A region from the Sandaracinus amylolyticus genome encodes:
- a CDS encoding sigma 54-interacting transcriptional regulator, which produces MLRGRCVPGRPYAALAPIVQSALSLASVHDELDGALACAPGCHARWWEHSTAEDVVRLHRDAPLARRESLHAERRVRFVDAIRMVVERASERGTLLLVLDDVEHVDHGTAEVLRAWLEPRVDAETPSKPAIVVLGTTSRASTDGGALATLIQAPRAITCEAGRFDASALASWLAEPEIATWITARTGGRVRSLERWLTTAADPAPEPVARAEAPDARSGVALALGVTRAIGRSVPLAALLSEPRDRAVLERDLERLGALARDRDGAPAVAWPRPAPMLDGAVQGAVHAHAARALERMGAIEEAAWHASRSDDVMLHVRLALAAEPALSARHGAREAADLLTAARARLDDDAAQRVVLDARLARVWSTLGESERAIESARAVCERAPHDLAVRLRCGEILLRAGRHAEAITCFEAVTVGAATREHVEARVLAAEARYTTGDLAGAERDARHALADASAQDHVALRIDAQNVLGKIALATGDTRAARAWFGDDLALSLAGALRTHECVARQNLAIVLMREGALDDAATHFEVSSELARSVGAAWHRAIALENLGVLHHLRGRWSAARRCYRESAAILEPIGHRDWLARLLLNRASLELTLGDPASARELVQRARRVVGDEPRRAFARRATLVDGAVLLALGDVEHARDLFEMVRSGEGEPSSLAEGALGVARCALELGDVALARRALHDASRTSTSPRLECERQELEVLLAIATGGPAASLARAARELATRTEHVEVELRVWCHLARAQLADGALDCARTSLERAGELEARVTEHVPEDSRELFAKRTDARALHSLRERAWGARPQPSSTAATRIIVGGSRAIDRLRRSIERVAGSDAQVLVLGESGTGKELVAEALHRLSPRARGPLVRVNCAALTESLLLSELFGHERGAFTGASARKLGLFETAQGGTLFLDEIGDISPPTQVALLRVLQERTIVRVGGTTPIRVDVRVVAATHRRLEQLVERGAMREDLYYRLRGIVLEVPALRDRIDDLPAIADALLARIARDERAAPKRLSPAATARMRAHRWPGNVRELENVLRAASVLAPGATLEIDDVAPHLVAPQHVSPQHGAPSDPSTESGELETLYWASLGDGHSVYELRRSLERRAIERAIDEAGGNLSQAAQRLGMKRPRLSQLAKEYGLRKRSS; this is translated from the coding sequence GTGCTCCGTGGGCGTTGCGTCCCGGGCCGGCCCTACGCGGCGCTCGCGCCGATCGTGCAGAGCGCGCTCTCGCTCGCGTCGGTGCACGACGAGCTCGACGGTGCGCTGGCGTGCGCTCCTGGCTGCCACGCACGCTGGTGGGAGCACAGCACCGCCGAGGACGTGGTGCGGCTCCATCGCGACGCGCCGCTCGCGCGACGCGAGTCGCTCCACGCCGAGCGACGCGTGCGCTTCGTCGACGCGATCCGGATGGTCGTCGAGCGCGCGTCCGAGCGCGGAACGCTGTTGCTGGTGCTCGACGACGTCGAGCACGTCGACCACGGCACCGCCGAGGTGCTCCGCGCCTGGCTCGAGCCGCGCGTCGATGCGGAGACACCCTCGAAGCCGGCGATCGTCGTGCTCGGCACCACGTCGCGCGCGAGCACCGACGGAGGCGCGCTCGCGACGCTGATCCAGGCGCCGCGCGCGATCACGTGCGAGGCCGGGCGGTTCGACGCGAGCGCGCTCGCGAGCTGGCTCGCGGAGCCGGAGATCGCCACGTGGATCACGGCGCGCACCGGAGGTCGGGTCCGCTCGCTCGAGCGCTGGCTCACCACCGCGGCCGATCCCGCGCCCGAGCCCGTCGCGCGCGCCGAGGCCCCCGACGCGCGATCCGGTGTCGCGCTCGCGCTCGGCGTCACCCGCGCGATCGGGCGCTCCGTGCCGCTCGCGGCGCTCCTGAGCGAGCCGCGTGATCGCGCGGTGCTCGAGCGCGATCTCGAGCGCCTCGGCGCGCTCGCGCGCGATCGCGACGGAGCGCCCGCCGTCGCGTGGCCCCGCCCGGCGCCGATGCTCGACGGTGCGGTGCAGGGCGCGGTGCACGCGCACGCGGCGCGCGCGCTCGAGCGGATGGGCGCCATCGAAGAAGCGGCGTGGCACGCGTCGCGCTCCGACGACGTGATGCTCCACGTGCGCCTCGCGCTCGCCGCCGAGCCGGCGCTCTCGGCGCGTCACGGGGCGCGAGAAGCGGCGGACCTGCTCACCGCGGCGCGCGCGCGGCTCGACGACGACGCGGCCCAGCGCGTGGTGCTCGATGCGCGGCTCGCGCGGGTGTGGAGCACGCTCGGCGAGTCCGAGCGCGCGATCGAGTCGGCGCGCGCCGTGTGCGAGCGTGCGCCCCACGATCTCGCGGTGCGGCTGCGCTGCGGCGAGATCCTGCTGCGCGCAGGACGACATGCCGAGGCGATCACGTGCTTCGAGGCGGTCACGGTCGGCGCGGCGACGCGAGAGCACGTCGAGGCGCGCGTCCTCGCCGCCGAGGCGCGCTACACGACGGGCGATCTCGCCGGTGCCGAGCGCGACGCGCGGCACGCGCTCGCCGACGCGTCCGCGCAGGATCACGTGGCGCTCCGGATCGACGCGCAGAACGTGCTCGGGAAGATCGCGCTGGCGACCGGCGACACGCGCGCCGCGCGCGCGTGGTTCGGCGACGATCTCGCGCTGTCGCTCGCGGGCGCGCTGCGCACCCACGAGTGCGTCGCGCGCCAGAACCTCGCGATCGTGCTGATGCGCGAGGGCGCGCTCGACGACGCGGCCACGCACTTCGAGGTGAGCTCGGAGCTCGCGCGCTCGGTGGGCGCTGCGTGGCACCGCGCGATCGCGCTCGAGAACCTCGGCGTGCTCCACCACCTGCGCGGGCGCTGGAGCGCGGCCCGTCGCTGTTATCGCGAGTCGGCGGCGATCCTCGAGCCGATCGGGCACCGCGACTGGCTCGCGCGCCTCCTCCTGAACCGCGCGTCGCTCGAGCTCACGCTCGGCGATCCCGCGAGCGCGCGAGAGCTCGTGCAGCGCGCGCGGCGCGTCGTGGGGGACGAGCCGCGCCGTGCGTTCGCCCGTCGCGCCACGCTCGTGGATGGCGCGGTGCTCCTCGCGCTCGGCGACGTCGAGCACGCGCGCGATCTCTTCGAGATGGTGCGCTCCGGCGAGGGCGAGCCGTCGAGCCTCGCCGAGGGCGCGCTCGGCGTGGCGCGCTGCGCGCTGGAGCTCGGCGACGTCGCGCTCGCGCGCCGCGCGCTGCACGACGCGTCTCGGACGAGCACGTCGCCGCGCCTCGAGTGCGAGCGGCAGGAGCTCGAGGTGCTCCTCGCGATCGCGACCGGCGGGCCCGCGGCCTCGCTGGCACGCGCGGCGCGCGAGCTCGCGACGCGCACCGAGCACGTCGAGGTCGAGCTGCGCGTGTGGTGTCACCTCGCGCGCGCGCAGCTCGCGGACGGCGCGCTCGACTGCGCGCGCACCTCGCTCGAGCGCGCCGGAGAGCTCGAGGCGCGCGTCACCGAGCACGTGCCCGAGGACTCGCGCGAGCTCTTCGCGAAGCGCACCGACGCGCGCGCCCTGCACTCGCTGCGCGAGCGCGCGTGGGGCGCGCGCCCGCAGCCGAGCAGCACCGCCGCGACGCGGATCATCGTCGGAGGATCGCGCGCGATCGATCGGCTGCGGCGCTCGATCGAGCGCGTGGCGGGCTCGGATGCGCAGGTGCTCGTGCTCGGCGAGAGCGGCACCGGCAAGGAGCTCGTCGCGGAAGCGCTGCACCGTCTGTCCCCGCGCGCCCGCGGTCCGCTGGTGCGCGTCAACTGCGCGGCGCTCACCGAGTCGCTGCTGCTGAGCGAGCTCTTCGGCCACGAGCGCGGCGCGTTCACCGGCGCGAGCGCGCGCAAGCTCGGCCTGTTCGAGACCGCGCAGGGCGGGACGCTCTTCCTCGACGAGATCGGCGACATCTCGCCGCCCACGCAGGTCGCGCTGCTGCGCGTGCTCCAGGAGCGCACGATCGTGCGCGTCGGCGGCACCACGCCGATCCGCGTCGACGTGCGGGTCGTCGCCGCGACGCACCGGCGCCTCGAGCAGCTCGTCGAGCGCGGCGCGATGCGCGAGGACCTCTACTACCGACTGCGCGGGATCGTGCTCGAGGTGCCCGCGCTGCGCGACCGCATCGACGATCTCCCCGCGATCGCCGACGCGCTGCTCGCCCGGATCGCGCGCGACGAGCGCGCCGCGCCGAAGCGGCTCTCGCCCGCCGCGACGGCGCGGATGCGCGCGCACCGCTGGCCGGGCAACGTGCGCGAGCTCGAGAACGTGCTGCGCGCTGCGTCGGTGCTCGCGCCCGGCGCGACGCTCGAGATCGACGACGTCGCGCCGCACCTGGTCGCGCCGCAGCACGTCTCGCCGCAGCACGGGGCGCCGAGCGACCCGAGCACCGAGAGCGGCGAGCTCGAGACGCTCTACTGGGCGAGCCTCGGCGACGGTCACTCGGTGTACGAGCTGCGCCGCTCGCTCGAGCGGCGCGCCATCGAGCGCGCGATCGACGAAGCGGGCGGCAACCTCTCGCAGGCCGCGCAGCGGCTCGGGATGAAACGTCCACGCCTGTCGCAGCTCGCCAAGGAGTACGGGCTCCGCAAGAGGTCGTCATGA
- a CDS encoding PQQ-binding-like beta-propeller repeat protein, protein MLLHSSSGALAALVSGGVMVAGCHLSHELERGPHGDPHQVDAGVPGADAGEPRDATTICSPWTLRVEPVSPDAVADVTAMPIAFRSGHETTVAFVTHGALTNAGEGDVALDPTRCASAGDATTCAPDMPSSWDGAGMLRLWARDRVLTLPLDDAEIAATGTLASADLDANHKPELVAFGRFSGAIALDHEGHVRWRADLPSLDEVRMLDVPLPEGRPRSLSGTPLVVDLEGDGEVEVALGYGLVEGRTGEVRWRASGHRGINRVYGPMPCAGDLDGDGVLEIVAGGTAYRADGSVLWQAAVSDGFCAIGETAIALVSEGRLFLLDREDGAVRWTTMLAGGLRMGATGPAGGPPTLVDVDGDGDDEILVASESRLALYDPRCHDPSCTIDGWSIAIEDGLSGVTGVTVVDVDGDLALEVLHADQTTLRLLDARTGAVRVSTPRLSRTRTERPLFVDVDGDGSGEILVGISSEWDGNHDRRDEGPSAGLAVVGPVCARWATPPGSSPGRLIGPD, encoded by the coding sequence ATGCTTCTCCACTCGTCTTCGGGCGCCCTCGCCGCGCTGGTCTCGGGCGGCGTGATGGTCGCGGGCTGTCACCTCTCTCACGAGCTCGAGCGCGGGCCCCACGGCGACCCACACCAGGTCGACGCGGGCGTTCCCGGCGCGGACGCCGGCGAGCCACGCGACGCGACGACGATCTGCTCGCCGTGGACGCTGCGCGTCGAGCCCGTGTCGCCCGACGCGGTCGCCGACGTGACCGCGATGCCGATCGCGTTTCGCAGCGGGCACGAGACGACGGTCGCGTTCGTGACCCACGGCGCGCTGACCAACGCGGGCGAAGGCGACGTCGCGCTCGACCCGACGCGGTGTGCGAGCGCCGGCGACGCGACCACCTGCGCGCCCGACATGCCGTCGTCGTGGGACGGCGCGGGGATGCTGCGGCTGTGGGCGCGCGATCGCGTGCTCACGCTGCCCCTCGACGACGCGGAGATCGCCGCGACGGGCACGCTCGCGAGCGCCGACCTCGACGCGAACCACAAGCCCGAGCTCGTCGCGTTCGGCCGCTTCTCCGGCGCGATCGCCCTCGATCACGAAGGCCACGTGCGATGGCGCGCCGACCTGCCCTCGCTCGACGAGGTGCGCATGCTCGACGTCCCGCTGCCCGAAGGTCGTCCGCGCTCGCTCTCGGGCACGCCGCTCGTCGTCGATCTCGAGGGCGACGGTGAGGTCGAGGTCGCGTTGGGCTATGGGCTCGTCGAGGGCCGCACCGGCGAGGTGCGTTGGCGCGCGTCGGGCCATCGCGGGATCAACCGCGTGTACGGCCCGATGCCCTGCGCCGGCGATCTCGACGGTGACGGCGTGCTCGAGATCGTCGCGGGCGGCACGGCGTACCGCGCGGATGGCTCCGTGCTCTGGCAGGCCGCGGTGAGCGACGGCTTCTGCGCGATCGGCGAGACCGCGATCGCGCTCGTCTCGGAGGGCAGGCTCTTCCTGCTCGATCGCGAGGACGGCGCGGTGCGGTGGACGACGATGCTCGCCGGCGGGCTGCGCATGGGCGCGACCGGGCCCGCCGGCGGGCCGCCCACCCTCGTCGACGTGGACGGAGACGGAGACGACGAGATCCTCGTCGCGTCGGAGTCCCGGCTCGCGCTCTACGACCCGCGGTGCCACGACCCCTCGTGCACCATCGACGGTTGGTCGATCGCGATCGAGGACGGCCTCAGCGGCGTCACCGGCGTGACCGTGGTCGACGTCGACGGAGACCTCGCGCTCGAGGTGCTGCACGCGGATCAGACGACGCTGCGCCTGCTCGATGCGCGCACCGGCGCGGTGCGGGTCTCGACGCCGCGCCTCTCGCGGACGCGCACCGAGCGCCCGCTCTTCGTCGACGTCGACGGCGACGGCTCGGGCGAGATCCTCGTCGGCATCTCGTCCGAGTGGGATGGCAACCACGATCGACGCGACGAAGGGCCGAGCGCGGGGCTCGCGGTGGTCGGACCGGTGTGCGCGCGATGGGCGACGCCGCCGGGCAGCTCGCCGGGCCGGCTGATCGGGCCCGACTGA
- a CDS encoding Ca2+-dependent phosphoinositide-specific phospholipase C — protein sequence MRLFTQTFFFLLAPSTLLACGGDSSALDASVPPDAPAVDAYTQPFAFDGNFAPRPDASFEQYTQDDTLSLFHVQLEATHNSYHLRPSDDPIVDWDYEHAPLDVQLEEQGVRGLELDLHWDQAIGVHRVLHVPTVDARSTCELFVECLAIVRTWSDAHADHVPLVIHLEPKGGATAAERLARMLAIENEIRSVWPDELILTPDRVRGDHATLPEALAEGGWPTLGETRGHVLFAIDDSEGLRAAYVADAPSLEGRVMFVDSEPGDTFGAYAIINDAFASERIEAALDAHFLVRVFGQDSVERALEGDRTHLERALASGAHVISSDFPAQVDETTFFVEIPEGSPSRCNPSTAPESCTSAAIEAR from the coding sequence ATGCGCTTGTTCACGCAAACGTTCTTCTTCCTTCTCGCTCCTTCGACGTTGCTCGCGTGCGGTGGCGACTCGTCGGCGCTCGACGCCTCGGTTCCGCCCGACGCGCCCGCGGTCGACGCGTACACCCAGCCGTTCGCGTTCGACGGCAACTTCGCGCCGCGCCCCGACGCGTCGTTCGAGCAGTACACGCAGGACGACACGCTCTCGCTCTTCCACGTGCAGCTCGAGGCGACGCACAACAGCTATCACCTGCGCCCGAGCGACGATCCGATCGTCGACTGGGACTACGAGCACGCACCGCTCGACGTGCAGCTCGAGGAGCAAGGCGTGCGCGGCCTCGAGCTCGATCTCCACTGGGACCAGGCGATCGGCGTGCACCGCGTCCTCCACGTCCCCACCGTCGACGCGCGCAGCACGTGCGAGCTCTTCGTCGAGTGCCTCGCGATCGTGCGCACGTGGTCGGACGCGCACGCGGACCACGTCCCGCTCGTCATCCACCTCGAGCCGAAGGGCGGTGCGACCGCGGCCGAGCGACTCGCGCGCATGCTCGCGATCGAGAACGAGATCCGCAGCGTGTGGCCCGACGAGCTGATCCTCACGCCCGATCGCGTGCGCGGCGATCACGCGACGTTGCCCGAGGCGCTCGCCGAAGGTGGCTGGCCCACGCTCGGCGAGACGCGCGGCCACGTGCTCTTCGCGATCGACGACTCCGAGGGACTGCGCGCTGCGTACGTCGCGGATGCGCCGAGCCTCGAAGGCCGCGTGATGTTCGTCGACTCCGAGCCCGGCGACACGTTCGGCGCGTACGCGATCATCAACGACGCGTTCGCGAGCGAGCGCATCGAGGCCGCGCTCGACGCGCACTTCCTCGTTCGCGTGTTCGGACAGGACAGCGTCGAGCGCGCACTCGAGGGCGATCGCACGCACCTCGAGCGCGCGCTGGCGAGCGGTGCGCACGTGATCAGCTCGGACTTCCCGGCGCAGGTCGACGAGACGACGTTCTTCGTCGAGATCCCCGAGGGGTCTCCGTCGCGCTGCAATCCGTCGACGGCGCCGGAGAGCTGCACGTCGGCGGCGATCGAAGCTCGGTGA